From the genome of Hominilimicola fabiformis:
GTTGAAATGTTCACAGATATAGCTCAAGAATTTATTCTTCCTATATCGTTTATGGAAGATGATGACGCTACTGCAAATATCGACTTTACTGTTATCAGCCCAGAGGCAGACGATGTTGGATATTACAGAGTGGTAGTAAGAAGAAGTGAAAGAGCACAGAGTAAGATTCGTCTTGACAATCTTGTTCTTGACGATGGCGACACTGACTTGTACGACTACGATACATCTTCAACAGTAATTGATCCGTTCGATTCAGAAACATTCAAGTATTCGGCAATCGTTCAGGCAGGTCAGGAAAGCATAAATATTCTTGCAGCTTCAAGAGAACCGGCAGATACGGTTATCATAACACATAACGGTGTATCAACAGAAAATGTTGATAATGTTCCGAATGATTATGATTTGAGTACAACGTCAAATGAAGATATATTCTTCATAACAGTTTACTCATCACTTGATGAAACGGAAAAGACAACATATGTACTTAAGGTGATTCAACAGAATACAGCATTCTTGACAAACCTTGAGGTAACTGACGATAATCCTGATGATGAATATTATGAACTTGATCCTGAATTTGAACAGAATACAATTTCGTATACTGTAAAAGTTCCGGTTCTTGCACAAGAAATTGAATTTACCGCAACGGCAGATACAACAGACAGTGCAGAAACAACTATCGCAGTTAAGTTGGATAATGTCGAAATCGACAGACAAGTTACAGATCAACTTGTTACAGTAGCAAGACTTGACCTTTCAAAGACTGTATATAACTTTGAATTCATTATTACAAATGATGTCGGAGGAGCAGGACGTTATAAGGTTAAGGTTATAAGAGATCATGATAAACTTGTTTCGGAATTACAAACAACTATCAGAGGTAACGTTAATACAGTTGCTGACGGTGACAATGTTGCCACAGTAAGCTTGTATAAAGTCCCTAATGCACAACAATATGATGTGATTACAGATCCTGATAGTGCACTTGTAGAAAAAGTTGTAACAGGAGCTGACGGTGAGTTTGAATTCTCGCAAGAAACAATTACTGCGGCAGGCGTAGGCGTATACAGTATCACGGTAAGACGTGCAGGCTACTTAACATATTACTTATCTGAAATTGATGTTCAAGAATCGTATGCTAGAGCAATGTATGATTTCGGACGAATTGATTTGATACCTGGTGATATAGTTACAACGGGTGACAGCCACGATATTATTGATGAAAAAGACCTTGAATACTTTAAGTCAATGTTGGCTGGTACAGAATATACAATGGACGAAATCTTCGGAGATTATGCAGACTTGTATCCGGATGCTTTGGCAGCGGGAGCTGTAACAACTGATGATAAGAATGATACAAAGGCTGAAGTTCCGACGGATGATAAGACAGACGATAGTACAACAAAGGACGATACAACAGTCGATACGCCAACAGGTGATAAGACGGACGACAGCACAACAAAGGATGATACAACAGTCGATACGCCAACAGGTGATAAGACAGACGACAGTACAACAAAGGACGATACAACAGTCGATACACCGACGGGTGATAAGACAGACGACAGTACAATAAAGGATGATACAACAGTCGATACACCGACGGGTGATAAGACGGACGACAGTACAACAAAGGATGATACAACAGGCGACAGCACAACAAAGGATGATACAACAGTCGATACGCCAACAGGTGATAAGACAGACGACAGCACAACAAAGGATGACACAACTGTTAATGTACCGACAGATTCGTCAGATGATAAAGTATCTGACAGTAATACATCAAGTGGTACATCAGACAACGGTTCACCAAACAGTGGCTCGTCAAGCAGTACATCTGATAGTGGCTCATCAGACAGCAGTGCATCAAGCGGTACATCAGACAGCAGTTCGTCAGACAGTAGCTCGTCAAGCGGTACATCGGACAGCGGCTCATCAGATAGCGACTCGTCAAGCAACAGTTATTCAGGTGAGGGCTTGAAAACAGCGGTAATGGGTGTTTATGATGAAGTTACAGAAGAAGTAACTGAAACAGAAACTCCGGTTGCCGAAGAGGAGAACGTTAAGGAAGACCATATGGCAATAACTACAGACGCCGAGATAACAATCGTTGAAGACGAAGTTATTGTTGATGATATTGAAGATGCAGACAGTGAATTAAACACTGACAGCACAACTACTCCAAACGTAACTCCTGCACAAGCTATGGTTGATAAGAAGATATGTGACTTTAACGGTGACGATAAGTACAACGCTAAAGACAGGCTATATATCACAACTCATAGAACTATAAAAGCTCCAAATCTTAATAACAGAACAGACAGCAGCAGAATTCTTATCAGTGCATATACTGAATAATAAAGACAACGTACCCCAAATGGGTACGTTGTTTTTTATATTAATATAAGAAACAAAATTCGACCAAATAGGATTTTCTTTGACACGGAAATGTAGCATAGTTGTCATATTTGGTTAACTTGACAATTAGGGGGGGTTGTAGTATATTAGATATATATGGATACAATTAAAAGAATGTACACAGTTGATTCCATAAAATGTAAAATAAGTGTATTAAATATACCCGGAGGGGAGGGGTTATATGCGACAAAGTGCTGCAATAAAGAAAGTTGTGGCGGTATGGACACTAATATGTATGATGTTGCCGTCGTTTGTTTTTACTGTGTCAGCGGAAAAAGAAAATATAAGTCTTGCAAATGTTGTTACAGAAGAGAGTAAACTTGTTTTTGACGGCTTTACTTTGCAGTATGGTACAAATGGAAAAATTCAAGCATTAGTAGATGTCAGTATCGAAAATGTTGATGCTACCGGTGTGGATTTTACCTTGGATTATGATAGCAAGTATATAGTTCCGTCCAACTTTGATACTAATGATATAGCGACTGATGTAACGAATACTTTTAAAGCTAATACAGAAGTATTTACAAGTGAGGCTTATTTGACAAAAGAATATTCGGAGCTGACGAGCAGTTCGATAAAAATAAACCTTGTTCCGGACCCACAAACTCCTAACGGTGAATATATTGGAGAGAAACAGATAGGTTCACCAAAAACGGAAGATGTAAAATGTATTTTAGCATCTGACAGGAAAGTTTCACTGGGAAAGATGAGTTTCCAAATCGTAGATCCTGTTCAAGTATGTAATATGACTCAAAGTCAACTTAATAGTATTTTAAGTATAGAAGATGATAGTGCGTATATTATGTATGTCGGAGATGACCATATTGAATACTTTGTAGACGTACTTCCGGCAGAATGGAAAGTTGTCAGAACACTTCTTGATGTAACTCCGGCAGTTGAAGAACGAACAGTTACTGCGTACTCTATTTATAATAGATGCTCGGATACGACAAAAGCGGGTACATTGGCGGATTTGGTTGCATATTTGAACCAAACAATGAATACCGTTGTTCAGAGATATTCCGACGGACAGCAAGTGCTGGGCAATATGATATGGAACTCAGAAGATGAAACTTTTACAGTTCAATATAGCAATGGAACAGAATATAATCCTTTGGGTAATGTGACTTATACTGTAAGTCAAAACTATGCAGGTACAGATAAAGTTGTAACGGTAAAAGTTACGGTAAAACCTGTTACGATTACCGGCTTTAAATATGATAATCGTATTTTGTCATACAGTGACAGTAACCGACCGTCAATTTGGGATGATTTAGAAATGCCTGATACTGTAACTCCTGTTTTGGACGGCATTGACGATATGTATGTTCCTCCGACTCAAAATCCTATCCAAACGGATTGGACGCCTGATGATGTTACGGAAGCATTGAAAACGGGTACTGCACCTGTTAGTGAAACATATACAGAAGAATTTGACAAAGCATTGTTCGGAACGCCTGAGCCGGCTTGGCTTACAATCCCTGACGGATTTAATTGGAATATTGATGCGTTGAGAAATGTATTAAAGGGAAATGATTATCTCAAGGATGCAACAATAACTGCGGAAGTTGAAAGAGAAACGGGTATCTTAGATATAACGGTCATTCCTAAAGACGGAGCAGCTTTTGAAGACGGAACAAACTTTAATATATACCTGCCAAACGGAATGGTATTAAAAAGTACGGATAACAATGATTTTGTAACGGTTAGTATTGTGAACGGACAGGCAGTTATTAAAATTAATGCGATGTCTGACAGTGCAACGAGTATGACGAATACAGACCGTGAATTGATACAAAGTATCATAAACTTGGGTAATGATAATTTTAAATTGTCAGCAATTCCGCCGGATGATGCAGAAACTGCGCAAGTAGGGTTTGTATTTAATCCGAGAGTTAATTATTATCTTGGTGAAAACGGAAATAACTATGTTGAAAAAGACTATTCAGAGGGGAGAGCGGGGATGTTCCCTGTATACGAGGGACAAAGCCTTGCGGATATAGCAACATATATATCATTCCCTGATAGAAGTACAATTCCTATTGCATATCATGGACAGATCGGTTATCAACCGTCTGAATATGACAGTGCAAAGGTTGTAAGTTGGAGCATAGAAGGTGATCCGACGGCTACTGTGTTGCCGACAGAGGGAACAACAGTAACGCTTATCGGTAAACTTGAAGATTACTCATATACAAATTTCGGATATGTACAAAATCCGGACGATATTTACTTAAAAATAAAGGTGACAACACTGGCAATTCAGCCTACGGTAAAACCTACTGAATCGCCGAACCCGAGCGAGTCGCCAAATCCGAGTGAATCGCCGAACCCGAGTGAATCACCGAACCCAAGCGAGTCGCCAAATCCGAGTGAGTCGCCGGCACCGAGTACATCTCCGACTCCAGAACCGGAAAAAGAGGCAATAAAGATTACTACTGATGTAGGAAGTGCGGACAGTCCGGTAGAAGTTGTGCTTAACAGTAAAACGTTTGAGTACGATACAAAGAAAGTGGGTTATTCAACTGCCGATGTACAAAGACAAATGTACACGCTTGAGAATGTCGGTATAGATAATATAACCGGTCTGACAATGAGAATTTCCGATTTCGTTCAGACTGATGGAACAACGGCTACAGACAGTAGTCCTACAAGTTTTGTAAATAGCATACCATTGTATGTTACTTTCTTGAATGTTGGCGACAAAACGCAGTTTGAAATTCGTACAAAGCATGGCTTGGCGGTCGGAACATATTCGGCGAGAGTCAGCGTAGGCTCAAATAAAAATGCTGAATTGGCATATTTCAATATAACCTTTAAGGTAACGGAAAATGAAGTGTATACCGTAACTGTTGACAACGGCGACAGCGTACAACAATCTATCGGATTGGGATATTTGATGGACGAAACAAGCAACAGGATATGTTCAAGAACATATGAAGTAGGCGAAATTGTTCCGATATATGTTCAGATTTTGGATTCCGGATACACATTCGATAAGTGGGAAACTGATGATGGTATAACGTTCGCAAACGCATCTCAAATGTCAACGACATTTACGATGATAGCGCAAAATGTAACGGTAAGACCGACTTATCGTGAAACAAATGACGTGTGGGTTCGTTTGGCGGACTTGAGGGATTATAATGAAAATGAAACAATGCCAAACGATTTAAGAGATTCACTTCCACCTTATGCGGCGACAACATTTAACGAAACAACATACGCATACAGAGTAATTGTAGACGGCTCTGTAGAAAAGAATTTCGTTGAATTCGACTTGAAGAATAAACTGTTGGGATTAACTCCGTCTATGACGGTGACAGCAACAGCAAATGGAAATGCTTTAGCGATAGCGCCTCAAGTTGATTCTACATCAACGAGTGTTACGACATATAAATCCGACTTGTTTGATCTTCAAGAAGGACTTAATACAGTCAAAATTAAGACAGAATATACAGACCCGAATGACGGACAAAATTATTCGGCTGAATACACGATTACAATACTCAGAAAAAAAGCGGTTGATGTTGATATAAAACCGGGTAATTCACCTTACGGTTTAATCGAATCGTCCGACAATATAACGGATAAGTCAACGGCAAAAGATTTGTTCTCGAAAAATCATACATATGATGCGGCATATACACCGAACAAAGCGGTAAATACATATGATACAAAATATTATACAGATGCATGGGACGGCGTGAATTACGATGAAAATCCTTATACGCTGTTTGTATACAACGGACAAACGTTTGTTGATCCGGGTTTTAAAAATCTGAAAGATATGGACGGAAATACAGTTTCGGCGGAAAATGTAACTCGTACAATAGAAGTTCAAACTGTCAATGTTCCGACAAATGTAACAGATATAATGACAACAACATCGCAAACGGTCACTGTGGCAAATACAGGGGCAAGTTGTGTTATAAGTGAGTTGGCAAGTCTTAATATAAGACCGGGAGTGTATACGTTAAAATATACATTTACCGATACTGATAATACAACACGATTGTTTACAAGACCTGTAGTGGTTCTTGCGAATAAAGGTGATATTAACCTTGACAGAACTGTTGATTCAAATGACGCGGATATGCTTTATCAAAGAATGAATAACGGTTTCTATACCGATATAATAAATTCTGCTGATGAATGGGCAAAAATCTACGCATACAGAGTGGCAGATGTTACCGAAGACAGAAATGTCAACTCGATAGATGCTAACGCACTGTTGAATATAACGCCTACACCGTATTACGAATCACTTCCGACAACGGTTAGTGACAGTATGGCGACATTCGACCCTGATACGGCGGTCAGACAACCGGTTGCGACAGTTCCGCCGGAAAAGGCAACGTTAACGCTTGACTATCTCGGAACTGCGTCAAAACCTTTGGACAAACCTCAAACACCGAACTTGACAGCGGATAATGTCTATGATGTGGATAATGCCGGTTCAGGTATTGTGTGGTTTGGAATAAGTATAAAAAATACGCAGAATTTGAAGTATTTCCTTGACGGATTGTACAGTATGGAT
Proteins encoded in this window:
- a CDS encoding dockerin type I domain-containing protein; the protein is MRQSAAIKKVVAVWTLICMMLPSFVFTVSAEKENISLANVVTEESKLVFDGFTLQYGTNGKIQALVDVSIENVDATGVDFTLDYDSKYIVPSNFDTNDIATDVTNTFKANTEVFTSEAYLTKEYSELTSSSIKINLVPDPQTPNGEYIGEKQIGSPKTEDVKCILASDRKVSLGKMSFQIVDPVQVCNMTQSQLNSILSIEDDSAYIMYVGDDHIEYFVDVLPAEWKVVRTLLDVTPAVEERTVTAYSIYNRCSDTTKAGTLADLVAYLNQTMNTVVQRYSDGQQVLGNMIWNSEDETFTVQYSNGTEYNPLGNVTYTVSQNYAGTDKVVTVKVTVKPVTITGFKYDNRILSYSDSNRPSIWDDLEMPDTVTPVLDGIDDMYVPPTQNPIQTDWTPDDVTEALKTGTAPVSETYTEEFDKALFGTPEPAWLTIPDGFNWNIDALRNVLKGNDYLKDATITAEVERETGILDITVIPKDGAAFEDGTNFNIYLPNGMVLKSTDNNDFVTVSIVNGQAVIKINAMSDSATSMTNTDRELIQSIINLGNDNFKLSAIPPDDAETAQVGFVFNPRVNYYLGENGNNYVEKDYSEGRAGMFPVYEGQSLADIATYISFPDRSTIPIAYHGQIGYQPSEYDSAKVVSWSIEGDPTATVLPTEGTTVTLIGKLEDYSYTNFGYVQNPDDIYLKIKVTTLAIQPTVKPTESPNPSESPNPSESPNPSESPNPSESPNPSESPAPSTSPTPEPEKEAIKITTDVGSADSPVEVVLNSKTFEYDTKKVGYSTADVQRQMYTLENVGIDNITGLTMRISDFVQTDGTTATDSSPTSFVNSIPLYVTFLNVGDKTQFEIRTKHGLAVGTYSARVSVGSNKNAELAYFNITFKVTENEVYTVTVDNGDSVQQSIGLGYLMDETSNRICSRTYEVGEIVPIYVQILDSGYTFDKWETDDGITFANASQMSTTFTMIAQNVTVRPTYRETNDVWVRLADLRDYNENETMPNDLRDSLPPYAATTFNETTYAYRVIVDGSVEKNFVEFDLKNKLLGLTPSMTVTATANGNALAIAPQVDSTSTSVTTYKSDLFDLQEGLNTVKIKTEYTDPNDGQNYSAEYTITILRKKAVDVDIKPGNSPYGLIESSDNITDKSTAKDLFSKNHTYDAAYTPNKAVNTYDTKYYTDAWDGVNYDENPYTLFVYNGQTFVDPGFKNLKDMDGNTVSAENVTRTIEVQTVNVPTNVTDIMTTTSQTVTVANTGASCVISELASLNIRPGVYTLKYTFTDTDNTTRLFTRPVVVLANKGDINLDRTVDSNDADMLYQRMNNGFYTDIINSADEWAKIYAYRVADVTEDRNVNSIDANALLNITPTPYYESLPTTVSDSMATFDPDTAVRQPVATVPPEKATLTLDYLGTASKPLDKPQTPNLTADNVYDVDNAGSGIVWFGISIKNTQNLKYFLDGLYSMDFAIDYDSEIFTPCDGNIRISTDTGFDLAGTIESNNIKSDVTTSDVAYWKNAELYKQSLQSDLDIDQTDKYKTEFVTIKSVDGTNLRLSDFIQTDGYDRVYLLRVPFRLNKMPEDGYVGKPITLNLTEQTFVMGATENGVTNSASWEGDVDKTTEVNNAKNHFDGVEIVDIFNTDGKYNIIGTVKCWNDTKPVTVEIYKDGETTPMYTFTSADTDDAGNNLYGVLTKTTKKGECEWNFELPVSNQFSYKMVVKKQSHLTYPEIEIDKTQVDDNADLTLADTIEMIVGDINGDEIIKLPDRAELMRFFNRQKPWILDKARFEAADLNGDGAVNMFDLTLLKQNMEKTYPSNITNANNGGGSA